TGTCCAGAAATGATCCTCAAGAGCTCTTCCTACTCTCTGAGATCTTTTGATAATGAGGACGGCGACTACTACAGCGAGGTTCAGAACAGCTGATGAAAACAAAGCACGTGGACCTGGCTTAAGGCCCCACTGTGAGGGTAGCTGTGTGCCCCTCTGTCTCACAATTAAGGATTCAGCTCGTTCATGGAGGTGGTTAATGATGATCAacttatgtcacgccctggccttagttatctttgttttctttattattttagttaggccagggtgtgacatgggggatgtatgtgttttgtattgtctagttttttttgtatgtttatggggcagtgtttagtctaggtgtatgtatgtctatggttgcctagattggttctcaattagagacagctgtctatcgttgtctctgattgggagccatatttaggcagccatatttaggcagccatatttaggcacagccatagtcattaggtagtttgtgggtgattgtctgtgtaagttgccagtgtctgcacttattgtttgtatagcttcacgttcgtctgttttgaTTAgtctgtatagtgttcgttttcgtcttcattaaagagagaatgtattgttatcacgctgcgccttggtcctcctcacttaaatgttacgacgaacgtgacaacttATTTGTAATTAAATGTTCATTTGGTTTTCTGTAAGATGTTACAATGTCATCACCCCATAATGATTTAATGCATCTGTTGAATACTCAGGTGAGAGTTGTATTATGTTTGTAAAATCTGACAGGTGACATTTTTATAGAATCCCATTTTATTTTTGAGAATAAATGTCTCCTGGCTTCAAGTAGCTCTGCCTTGATTGGCCGGTTTTCATCCATTGCGAGCATGTTTTCATGAAAATCACTCAACCAAAGCCTCTTAGCTATTTACTACAGTTAACAGAGCAGACAACTGGTGTCGGGCATCATACATTTTATTTAGTTATGTGAATGTATTTGACTGCTTCCAGTTGTGCTTTGTTGAAGCTTTTCCATCCGCTGTCAGCATGTTTGATAGGCATGACATATCCTTTGGGTCGTTATGGAAACCCAGTCTGCACAAGATTCTCAAACTGGAATATCTGAACTCTGCCCAACAGGGCATGGTACAGAAGCGAAAAAAACTCTTGGCCCATTTATTGCAAATGTAGTAATATACTGCTAAAAAAACATGGGCTAACAGTATTAGTGTGTAAGAAAAGGAAATGACTAAACTGTGTAGTGTGGATTACATGAAAACCATAAGATCAAATCAGCACTAGTGTGAAGAGTATATTATCCATCACAAATTGGTATCCATGGGCAGTCTAACAGTTGaaaggaaaggggatacctagttagtTGCACAAATGAGTCAAGTAGAGGCTTTGGGTGAAGTTGCCACTAGGGGAAACCTCGCCCTGCAGTGGTTCAGACACGGAGTCCAACCATGGCCCGTTCCATGGGATTACTGCTCCAGTACTCATGATCCCAGCCCAAGAACCAGCCAGTGAACGTGGGAGGCTCATGACCTTGCTTTAACTTCACTATGGGCGTACTGCCGTCCCGCTTGGTAGGGTCTGTCTCTATGTAACGAATGGCTGACCACAGAACAGGAAATAGGCAGGAGCAGTGAGGAAAGAAAGAACAGTTAATTTAACGAAACAGCACATTTAAGTTCCCGTTGGCACTTTTATCAGGTAATTATGTGATCTTGTTTTAAAACCACCATTGCTTACCTGAGGCTATAccctctgtcttctcctcctcttgAGCTTCACCTCCGATCCAAACAAAGATCTGAAGGGTACATGGAAAGTGTTAAGCGAATCAATAGGTGTGCATTATTAGCAAAGAACCTGAGGCATGTTCAGCAAGGTGGAACGTTCAGATCGAAATATGCTATGTAGAACATACATGCCCCTCTGACATGTGGAATAAGGAATTGCGTTTGTTCTATTCATGGCATTTCCACAACGTTCGGCTGCTGAACGTGGCCCTGGTTGCACCTTGACAATCCCTCTACTAGTCACCTGTTCCCAGGTGTCCAAGAGCATGACATCATCTGGGGCCAGGTCTTCTTGTGTCATCTCCCCAGGCACCTCTTCAATCTGTATAAATAGTATTGTGGCATTTTGACAACGGGCCAGGTCAGTGCACATTCAGGAGGACATGGAAATGTTTTCCCACACTTATGTATAAAATGTGGATCAAAGGCTATTTCATTAGCAGAAGaaactgaatttgtccaaatgGATATTCAAatcatgtcaaacatgtaaacaGGAATGCAGCAAAGGAAGTTGGAAAGTgctatactacagttataacagGGCAGACTCACAACGAACTGGCCAGTTTTGTTGGAGCAGGCAAACAGGCGTGGTGGATGAACGTCCATTTTGTTTTTCAGTCTGGCTGAGGTACGGTAGTCCGCTTTACCTCCCAGAGCATCCCAAAAGTCAtcttgacacacaaacacatacatacaatTGTGGATCTGGAAGAAGATGGAGCGGTTGGAAAAGCTTTGTCTTGTATCCTCATAATAAGTAACACTCTGTGGCTATTGGCTAAACATCATTTCCTAGTGAATTTGACTGCTGACAGGGAACGTACCTGATTCTTCACCCTCGGCCAGCTCTGAGGCTGAGACCCCTAGAAGGTCACATAGCTTTTGAGCTCCATGCTTCTCACTGTCACTTGTCCCCTTTCCCACCCACATGAAGGAGGATGCCAGGGTCACCAGCACAAAGACATCGTTGGAGTTCAGATTTGAGGCAGCAACATCAACCTTGAGTGGAGAGAGGAAGCAGTTAAAATAATGTACACTGGAAGTACTAATTACAGTTCTGCAGTAGCAAACGGACTGTAGTCAGCGTCACCAACCATACATCACAATGGCTGGCTACTCCACTATCTACTGGGGTGTATTAGTGTACACTGTAGCAAAGACATTTTGTGATGCCTTTCTTATTGGACATGTTCAGATTAGTCCTTCCCCGTTTCGGCTTGTTTGCGTCCGTTTGGATTCTAGTGAATAGACCCAAAAAAGAACCAAATAGATGTACAAAACATCCTTTACTGAGCTTTTCCCATCTCCTGTTACTCACCTCTATGGCACGTGTGCCGCCAGCAGGGTTGGACCTCACCTGGAACAGCTGTGTGTCTGCAGCCTGGGCCTGGCCACCCTCTCTGGAGGTACCACCCTGGTGCACTACCATCGGCTGCCCCCCGAAAAGACTCATGAGGTGGGCGGGCTCCTTACCCTGGATCACCCGCACCTTCATTAcggtagaaacagacagaaaatCAGATTGAGTCATACCTGGCTTTAAACCTAACCTTCCCTCATTTCCATTTCATTTTACAGACCAATGCTCTGACCCTGTTGATATCCATGACCATGGAAACGTATTCATATAGATCCAGCGTCTGCAGACAAAACAACTGACTAATATTGTTAAATTCTGTAATCCAGTGCATCTTGATTAAAAATGACCTGGACCGTATTATCCGGGGCAGACTGCGATAAATCAAAACGATCCAGTCACCTGTACTGCCCCTCCTCCCAACTCGTCATCCAGCTGAGCAGCCAAGATGGCCGAGGCGCCAATTTCATCCTGGCTAGAATCCACTCCTTGCCTGTGAAAAAGGAGTACTTTTCAAGTGCTATTAACATACATTTATGCTTAGGTTATATCATACAGTATATAGTTGGTTTAGATGTGTCTAATACATTATGTAACAAAAGCCCTGGGGCTCATAAATGATGAAGCCTACTGTAACGATAGAAGGACGCTAGCAGTTTTTGCTGTAAgactatgtaataacacataaaGCTTCCTGCTGTCGCTTCCAGAAGGATAATCTCCATTGTCTTTACCATATGTAGATGACCTGTCCGTTACGCCCTCCATGCTGGTAGTTGTAGAGGATGATGTAGCTGTCTCCCCCATAGAATCGTCCATAAGTGGAGGGCTCCACAGGCACCTTGTCAGCTCCCTCAATACGCCAGATCTACAGAGGTTAACAGGTAAATACAGCTCTTGCTAGTAGTAGTCCATGAATGGAAAAAAGGTAACACCCCTTGCAGCTCTTTTCTCAAAAGCTTGTTTGTGAGATTGTGACacctttttggtgtgtgtgtaggcaCACAGTTGTAACCCTTAAGGGCTCTATGTATCCCTTTACTGAGGACACATGACTACCCTAAACCTTGAAACACAATATCTAAGGGTAACTACCATCATACTATATGGTGTTTACTGAGAAAACCCCAGAATCCCCGCCAAAAAACCTGCTTCTCTCCATTCCCCTCGTCCACCATCCCATGCTGAGCCGCCATGGCGTTCGAGTGATGGAGAGTGGAGGCATCGAAGGGAACCTTCTTGATCTTGGCGATTTTGTTGGACACGTAGGCGGTTCCCAACCCCACTGTATGGTCCGCGTCACGCCAGATTTTGAAGAACTGCTTGAACAGAGGGGTCTCCCCATTCTCAGGTAGGATCTGGACCTGGGTGTGTTTCGGGTAGCCCATCTTTGTGATAAACTGTTCGGCAGCACTCATCACCGCACTTCTCTCCTCTTTGTTAGCGTCCTTGCCTGTTTTCATTCCAAATAAACTCATGATTAAACTGCAAAGGCAGAAGAACTAAGTGACTTCCAGGCGCAACAGTATTCAAAAGTAGTGTCTAATCTAAGGGAAGATTAAAGCTTGGGGTTTTACAGTCAAAAGAAGTCATAGAGACCAGCTGCTGAGAAGAAACCAATACCTTTCCAGACAAAGATCATGCCATTGGGGCCATTGTCCAAGATAAAGCAGTCACTTGACTCCAGGGCATTCTGTGAAAACGGGTTCTCCGATGCTACCATATCCATGCCCATATCCCCACTGGCATTAGACACCTTTTGGAAAAACATTTCAATGTAATATTAGTATTTGAAGGTATGCTCAAAAACTGCTTATTACATAATATTAAAGATTAGATTGTTTAATTCGAAAATGGATCTGACCTTGTATAATTTTGCCAGCTTCCTGTTGGACGCGTCTGTATTTGTGTCATCTGCATTTGCCTCAGGCAACTCGGGTTTGGGTCCAAGAATCTGGAACGAGACCACGAGTCAGGCATCTCACAGCAAATTATCACCATTGTGTTAAAAGGTAACTAACTATAGATGTTTATTGGGAGCATATAAACAATTGCATGATTTGAAGTGTATAGGAATTAACTATTTTTTCCATCCCTTTCTCCTCATTGAAAGACTCACCTCCAGCATCTTCTCACATTCTGCCCCCTCGTCACATATGTACAACTCAGCCCGCCCACATCGTTCATTGTCACGGATATCCTTTGACACCTGAGTGGCCTTCAGCTTCTCAAAGTTATTGGCCTTGGAACCACACCATTGATAAACCTCCTGTAATAGAGACGAGTGAAGATTATCAGTACAGTGGACCAAGTGTACTTCTGTAGCTCTAACTCCTCTGCCTGTTGACTATGTTAAAGCATACCGCAACGTATACAAATTATCTTTTACATTATTCATGACTAAAACAGTATTGGTTTCAAAGTGGATTACTTACAATAACAGCTTACTAACATGAGCAATGACAATACAGTTTTAGCCTACATTGTACAAAGACAATTCCACTAAAATCTGCAAATAATTTCACTAAATTAAATCAGTATATGTTTCCTTGATTTGTACATACTGTAGATAGGTTGCTGTAGAAACTCTTATAGATTTCAGTGAACTCACGTTGCCCAGGTCGAGGATAAAAATGTCTCCCTGGTTGAAGCTGTCCCAACTAACTGCTACCTCTGTGGCCCGAACCACACGCCGACCCCTGACCTGGAGCACACGCTGCAGCTTAACCTCATTGGACACCACGTGCTTGAACCCTGAAGCCACACCCCCTTTCTAAGGTAAAGATTGGGAAGATAATCAATAAGATAAGTGGAGGAGTTCTTGAGATAAGCAAATACATTTAACAAACTTATTGAATGTCTCAACATTCCAGTAAAATGCATGAGGTAGCACACCCCAAAATGAtggtggaggtgctgactaacggaatAGTAAactgtttaaaaataaatacattatcgCATACTCTATACATACAGTGTGCTCCCAACAATTTAACAGGTAAACCAACGTTTTGGTCCACAGTACCTTCTACCCAGTACACAGTTCCTTTTTGCGTAGAAGGTACTGTGAACACTGAAGAAGTGTTGGGAGCATACGCAGACTGTGTGACTTCCTTTGTTTCTTTTAACTCGTTTTGAAACATTACCATGTACTTCAGTCCAGTTTTGAAGTAGCCTGAAAATGTTCTTGACTCGTAACCCTGCACCTCACGGTACTGAATAGGTTTGCCACCCAGGTAGTCATCCATTTGGATGGTAAAAATGGCTGCTGCTCCACTCTCATCTTGTGTACAGTCATCTCCTGCAGGACCAGAGAAATAATGATTGGTCACATTTCAAACATTATTTTCACAAATAATGGAATGGATTTCAATTGTAAAAGTGCATAAGCACATATCAGTGGGCTGAAATGTACAAACACTGTACAGCATTTCAAGAAATACAGTCTATTCGACCAGATCAAGTTTTACCTTGCCAGAAGTGAAGGTCATACTGTAGATGCCCAGAACGTTGCTTGATGGTATTAAGAACAAGGTATGCGTCCCCTGAGTAGAACCCGCCATGCAGACTCTCTGGCACGGCCACCAGGTCCAGACTCTCAACTCTCCACACCTGGAGGCCAGGCTTCTTCCCGGCCCTCTTAAACTCAGGGTGGTGCGTCATGCTATAAAGATATGGGGCAGGAAAAACTTGCCATTAAACTTTGATACCCGTCCCTAGGATAGCCTGGAATCCAGACCTGTTTTGTGATAACGTTCCACTCTGAACTGATAGAGTTAGGGATCATGTGTCAGTTAATagttcaaataaggtctgtggagAGACACAGCAGTTAAACCAGATGTTCTCTAATGTTGATACCGGTTTTGATCTCACCACTCGCTCACAAAtgtttatattatttatttaacctttatttgcaAATAACTTGTCTGAGCggagaaagagatgagggagTGCTCTCATATCAGTAGCATTAGTCTCAAATTGCCCAAGGGCTTTCTTCATTGTCCTCCCCCACACGATACACTAGGCTAGTCCCCTCCCAAAAACAAAGAGGGGTGAGTGAGTtcgttttgcatggcccggtgcccTGGGTGGGCGGAGTTTAAAcattttagaccattccattggtccttaagTGAAATCTCCACCCAACCGGGGCACCCTGCCATGCAAAACACTGGCCCATTGTTTAAGctggcaaacatttttttcttgcCTGGCTACCAATCCGCCTGGCTACCAATCCGCCTCACTCCGGCCAAATGCCTCGCCCACTAACATTTCTTCTCCTTGATGACCAATAGAGCAGTCAAATTAAATTCAGTATGAGTCATCGGGCAATTTTTTCCCCCTCCTACAATATAACAACCTTCTGCATGGATGATGTTCTCGTGTCAGCTGATAAAACATTATTTTGCCCTGGTTTAATTAACAGATACTAGTTATAGCCTTCGTGGGTTAACCTACTTTCCCTTTACACTTTTCATAAAACTaatggacacagattaagcctagtcctggactgaaaaacactttaaaatggagaatctccattgaagaCCCTTCTTAGTCCAGGACTAAACTTAATATTTGTCCAGGAAACTGGCCCTATATCATGACTAAGGCTTATCTGGCAGTGTATAAACTGCCCAAGAAACCTCTCATGATTATTGTGCAAGGGAGTCATTAATCATGAGATAAGGTAATACTTGAGGGAGTGACTCATGACTACCCAACATCGCATAAATTAACATTTGAGAAGATAAGGAATTCAATTAAGAAATATTTTCTATTGTAGAGAACAACTGCATACAATTTAAATTGTCACATTTATTCAACATCCTATTAGAACATCTTAATTTTGTTTTAACATCAACAAAAATCCACAACGACGTATCATTGTTGTTTTTTACTTTAAATGAAGAAGGTAATCAAGAGAATTGGAGAACATAAGCGATTCTAAAGTTGTACACGTTTAATGTCAACGCACATCTTAATTAAAAACAAAGTAGCCTACCTGGTGTGCAATAATAAATAAACGATTATGCTTGTCGTTAGCAGCTGGTATCAAGAGGTTGCTCAGCGATAAAGTGGCACCGCGCTTCCGTAGATTGTCCTGGATAAAATGACTGTATGGGCGACTCCCTTTTGCACcaggtacaggtaactgccaaaataaaggaaacgtcAACATAAATCGTCTTAATAGATCGTATGGCCACcatggctgcgtttagacagccCAGTTCTGATATTTTCCCCACTAATCGGTATTTAAAACCAatcacaaaatatatttttcagagctgatctgattgggcAAAATTAGTGAAATAAAGATCAGATTTGGGCTTTAGGTGTAAATGCAGCCGATGACCCAATAGCTTCAATGCacttggtatagattctacaagtgtctggaactcgattggagggatgcgacaccattcttccacaatttggtgttttgttgatggtggaggAAAACGCTGTAttaggcgccgctccagaatctcccataagtctttaattgggttgagatctggtgactgagaccgATATCCCTAGTAAAAAAAAATCCTAGTATTCCAATAAAACAATTATATTAGAATCCAAAAGAAAGATCTATCAGATCGTATCCTATTGGTTTCCAATAGGACTGGTTCCAAAATCTGATAAGATTTACTTTTGGATAAAGGATTTAAAAAATTGAAATCCTATAGGGGAGCAACCCGTATTATCGGCTATTCAACAGCGTATCAGAAATGTATTACCTTCAACAGTGTTATCTTGTGATCAAGCCATCAATGTTTTGAGATGATTGGGGTCGTAAAAATGTTTGCTAACGGGTTAGCAATTAGCATGTTTGCCATATCAGTGGAAATACTACTAGGCCTACAATCAACTTTTTGATAAACCGTTTAGCAAAACAATAGGTCCCGTATTATCGGTATACGGTAGCCAGTTATTTGCCACCTTACTATTTTGTTCAATAACAAGATATGTTTAATTTTGATCAAAAAAAGAGACACCAACCTCGTATCCGAAGTGTGTACTAGATAGTTGGCTAGTCTTCCAGTAAAAAAAAGTATTAATTGTAGGTCAACGTTTCATTGCGTAGGCAGGtgtgccgaaaatctcccccCTGCCAGCAATCTGCAACCCTTCGTGTGAACGCGCACACACTAAATTCTTCATTGCTCtgacttgcttgctagttgagatttcgcTAGTCATatctgcagttttcggtttggctatttgtttcaagtgtattagtctataaataaatctctttgccaaaattcgtaatctctcccatgtcttattcgactagtagttgttcagaaatgtccgggaatttgcaggtgccttggtggaagaatgtggcaacatctcacagcaagaattggTTAATCTGGTGTAGTTCATGAGGagcagatgcactgcagtacttaatgcagctggtggccacaccagatactgactgttacttttgattttgaccccccctttgttcagggacaatttattccatttctgttagtcacatgtctgtggaacttgttcagtttatgtctcagttgttgaatcttgttatgttcatacaaatatttacacatgttaagtttgctgaaaataaacgcagttgacagtgaggacgttttctttttttgctgagtttataagtcAACATGAGTGCATATCCATAATCAGTTAACTGTTATTTTTTTCTCTATTAtaagaaaaaaaattataaatgtaTAATAATATAAAAAACAAAACTATTACTGAATGTGCCTCCATGAAGAATATCCTCCCCAATAGGTCCCTTCACCCTCAATAGGACACCCCCAACACCTCCATCCCCATcaacctccccccaccccccacccacaaaacacaataatgataataatagaaattaaaataaaatatatacacatacatgtacagtacatatacataAACTTATTCACAGGACACTGAACTTATCTATTTTCCTCCATCAGATATGGAGGTGACATTTCCACCTGGATGACAGCACATAATCAGCAAGACGGCGATGCTCTTCATCCGAGGGAATGCCTGCCCGTTCTCAGATATTAGATAATCCGAGATGATCATGTCATTTACATTCCAGCCCTCACCTGAACGTTCTGCTTCTTCCGCCACACCATCCAGCGATGCCCCCAAGATGCTAAGTCAGAGCCTTGTCAGCTCCAGATTTGACTACTTCAACTCACACCCTACTGAACTGCCTGCATTCTCAGATTCCCCTCCACTGATTTGCTCCCTGGACGGGCTCCCTATTGCAGCTCACATTATGTTCAGGATTCTAATTCTAGTCTACAAGGCCAGAAAATGACCAGCTCCTTAATACCTCTCGGCCTGGATAAAGTGCTGTACTGTTGTTCTTTCTCTGTGACCTACAATTGCGGCATTCTTGAAGTTGTCTTCTCTTTAAGGGTTGAGTGGACAATCACCAAGACTTCGCTGTGTACTGTTGCCTAATTGGTTGAATGAGTTGAGCTGCAGGCATCATAACTGCAAAGTCCCTTGCTGTTTGTGAATGCTGATTCAATAGCCACTTATTCAAAAAGCACTTTGATACTGATTTACTTTTGTACTAGGAATACACTTCTACCTGCTGCTCTGTTTATAATACAAACATATGTTTGTTGTGCTTTGACTCTAGCAGTGAACAGGTTAGGTAGCAGTTTTCTACTTGTCATATGgcatataatatactgtatatgttacattttagaatatggtaGATTCCATCATGAAATACGACATTTACCATAACATGTATTTATGGTTTCAgcacatattgtacaaattgataacttaaaaatacatttgatttgctaAAGTTACATTGATTCTCCCTTGTCCTGATTTCTCAATGCATTTAACCTCAAATGAGACAACAGGTTTGGTTTGTATTTTTAATCATAAGATATGGTATTGTCTTGCCTCACAGATATCATGATATACAATGAAGACAGAATGAACTGATTTATTTTCCATCACTTTGGCTTGTCCAAAATCCAACGtgtaccacatacacacacactcattcttcTTATGACTATAAGGTGATATGGCTACACTGCTATgaaaaacatactgtatattatcagCGTCACAGTTGTGGATTATAAAGATTGTATTTACATGTTTTTGTGTTATTTTGTGCTGGTATTTGCATATTATCTTTATTTTCTTACACATTACAAAATGCttctaaaataaatgtttatttatactcGAATGTGGctttctgtggcacacactaCTGGTCAACATGAGCTACCAAAATGATTATGAAGTGTGCCAGGCCTTGCAGTCCCAAgatagaaaggggggggggggattttggCCAAAATCCtcccccccttctaatttccttaattttgtcacTACAGTCAAATAgtttctgtggcacacatcagagtcacATACTTTCTATGGAACATACTTCAtgtcaggataggcaaccgaaattaataattaatgtatgtgtgttatattaaacagagggagtaaaatgtaggcaagcaataaacatttcagaacaactactattcgaataagacatgggagagatgacgaattttggcaaagagatttatttttagactaatacacttgaaacGAACAGTCACCCACTTGACTAGAAATACTATAAGTACTGCCTTCTGAGATAAAAGGTCAATGTTGTTGCCGCACCAGGATGAGAAGCTTAACCATCTTACAAAACATTTTAACAATATTTAGATGCAACCCTACAGAAAACTAAAAAGGATCGATTCATTTGACAACATGAAGTCAAATAATTTAGTTTCTGTCCATTTCACCCCATGTAAACACGCAACAATTATATTTACATTTATATGGAAAAGAAAAACAGCTGATTGGTATCAAAAGTGGTAAAAGAATAAACACAAACAGTTCAGTGGTCACCATGAGAGTAGTCTTCTCTtgatctttctcttctctctagtGCCTCCTGGCCGGAATAAGACACTCAGTCTCTCCAgctctgttctcctccctgtccctGGCCTGTCTGGCTGACCAGCGgtgtgcatctctgtgtgtgcaaAGGGGATCCAATCTCTCTGTTCAAAGCGGTTACTGTCCGTTCCTCCAGCACGTACCTGCCTGGTAGGTGGCACCAGCCTGCCCTATGCAGCACTTGGGTCCTGTCTATGGAACGAAAGCCCGGTGCTGAAGCAGGACTGGGTTTGAGTTCGGAGATCAGGTTTCTGATGTCACTCTGTGGCCCAAACCCTGTGGGGTCTGGAAGGCAGACCAGGGCCTGGGAGAAGAAGACAGTTGGTTCTGTCTGTTGTTGTAGTTCTGGTACTCCACCAGTTCTGGTTTCAGTTCTGGCTGTG
This is a stretch of genomic DNA from Salvelinus alpinus chromosome 11, SLU_Salpinus.1, whole genome shotgun sequence. It encodes these proteins:
- the LOC139534003 gene encoding gelsolin-like — protein: MTHHPEFKRAGKKPGLQVWRVESLDLVAVPESLHGGFYSGDAYLVLNTIKQRSGHLQYDLHFWQGDDCTQDESGAAAIFTIQMDDYLGGKPIQYREVQGYESRTFSGYFKTGLKYMKGGVASGFKHVVSNEVKLQRVLQVRGRRVVRATEVAVSWDSFNQGDIFILDLGNEVYQWCGSKANNFEKLKATQVSKDIRDNERCGRAELYICDEGAECEKMLEILGPKPELPEANADDTNTDASNRKLAKLYKVSNASGDMGMDMVASENPFSQNALESSDCFILDNGPNGMIFVWKGKDANKEERSAVMSAAEQFITKMGYPKHTQVQILPENGETPLFKQFFKIWRDADHTVGLGTAYVSNKIAKIKKVPFDASTLHHSNAMAAQHGMVDEGNGEKQIWRIEGADKVPVEPSTYGRFYGGDSYIILYNYQHGGRNGQVIYIWQGVDSSQDEIGASAILAAQLDDELGGGAVQVRVIQGKEPAHLMSLFGGQPMVVHQGGTSREGGQAQAADTQLFQVRSNPAGGTRAIEVDVAASNLNSNDVFVLVTLASSFMWVGKGTSDSEKHGAQKLCDLLGVSASELAEGEESDDFWDALGGKADYRTSARLKNKMDVHPPRLFACSNKTGQFVIEEVPGEMTQEDLAPDDVMLLDTWEQIFVWIGGEAQEEEKTEGIASAIRYIETDPTKRDGSTPIVKLKQGHEPPTFTGWFLGWDHEYWSSNPMERAMVGLRV